Genomic window (Molothrus ater isolate BHLD 08-10-18 breed brown headed cowbird chromosome 7, BPBGC_Mater_1.1, whole genome shotgun sequence):
GGCTCAGGTGATTCTGACAGTGTAAACAGATGAGTTGGTGGTGGTGTTGATGACAGCAAGTGCTGCAGTGATGACAGTGAGGAAGAGGCTGGAAATGCTGATGAAGACAGAGAGGATCTGTCAGTGGTCAACAGCTCAGAGGCAGTGTTGAATAGAGTTGTATTTTCTATGCTGCCTGTAGAAGCAGATGTCGATGGTTTGGAAGGGTGCACCAGCAACGGCTCCGTAGATGGTTCAACAAAACTGCTACTGTTTGATGCATTGGTCTGCCTGTCATGAGCCACAGATGATTGTGAGGTGTCAAAAGGGCtggaaatttcagaaaaaaaggtggAACTCTCTGAGGAGtcagcagaggtgctgctgttgGAGATAGACAGGAGGgtcctttctcctcctctggtGTATGTGGTTGAAATGTATGTGCCATCTGTGTGAGAAACCGAGGTCCTTTTCTCAGCATCACTGCCACTGACTGGCTGATGGCTACCTGAAAAGTCTGGAgtaaaaggacaaaaatattaGAAAGACAGGGTAATATGAAAGCATTTTGATGTCACATTAAAGCTGCTTGCTAAATAAGATTTTCTTGTCTGTGAACCTGTCCATGATTTTCTAAGAATTTCAAGCACCATTCAAGCATGGTTATACAATTGGGAGCCTTATGCACTCCTTAATTGATTGTAAAATGATGAACCCTGACAGACACAGGACTCCCATGAATGTAGGTTTCCAAATCACTGTTCTTCATGTATTGCTTTCCTAAAGTGATCCAGATCTTAACATTCCATGGTATTTGTGGCAAGCTAAGCAGGAAAACCCAACTATTCTCTTTATCACTCATAATTTACAAAACTCATATCCTCTCCCTCTTATCCTCCATTCCCATCTATAAAATATCCATCTTGTTTAGTCAATTTGTTTTTAGACACTGTGAACTTCAATGCCTCTGCAGGATGAAATTATTACATTATGTTAATTTGCAGCTTATCATGAACCCAGTGATTCAAAACTTTGCAGCCAGGAAAACCTAAATGCACATCAGCATGCAAAAAGTTCAGATTATTTAGCACAAAAGGTGCAACCAATCTTATAGCACCAATTTCAGGATGTTCAGCTAAGTTCAgccaacttaaaaaaaaattgtattgaaaatttgttttaattctaCAAATTAGTTAGGTCATTGTGAAACAGTTCTGAAAGCATCATCCAAAAGAAACCAGTTACGgtgcaaaagaaaaagacagcCATCAAAACAGGAGGGTTTATGGCTCCACTTCTGGAATAGTTTCCCATCTGTGTGGGGCCTGGTTTTGAGTCCTTTGATGGAAACATCCCCATGAGTGAACCCACAGGTGGTATTGAACGTAGTAATGAACAAAAACCTTATGTACTACATACTAAACACCAGACAATGTGAATTCCCCCCAAATGTACACCAAAAAACATCAACTTACTTGTGAGATCATTCTGGAAAGAAGAGTAAGTGGGTATCTTGGCAGAATGTACAAACACCGTCTCCGTCGCAAAGCCCGTGAAACTCCCGCTGCTGGTGGAGGCATtggctgtcctgccctgctccaccAATGCTGGCTCAGATGGCCCTGGAGAGATGGAAACTCCAGCATGGAAAGAAGAGCTCTCCGTGCCACTGGCCAGAGTGCCACGTGTCACTGAGAGCAGCATCCTCTCCTCAGCACCCGCAGACGTGGATGAACTGTACACAGGATCGGTGATGGGGCTGGACAGCTTCTCCTCAGCACCTGAGCTGCTTAGGGAGTGATGGCTGCTGCCAATAGCTGGAAAAGGATTGAACAGCAGGAGTCTGATTTTAGCATCTCAGAGCAGACAGGAATGTCCAAATACTGAGGGATCAGTATAATTAGAGTCATAATGGTATGTTTATGTTATTTGTAATTATCACCCCAACCCAGACAGGCAGTCGATGTGTCCTACAGAAAAAAGCTACATGTCTCAAGAGATATACAACACCACAGGGCAGCACCATGACCACTTATAAATGCTGCCCATGACACCTGCAACAGCTGTGTCATACCAATcccacagagaagagaaaggaagggagaggCAGTCAAACACTACCCCAGAGTTCCGAAAAACTCACTGGAaggttcagcagcagctgagaagtAGGTGAAGGCCTTGGATGAGATGGTGACCTTGGGCTCTGGGGACCCTGCTTGCCCAGATGACACATGTCTCACTGGAGGCCATGCCGTGGAGGACGGGACAGGGCCGGtgtgggtgtccccagctgtgtccagctgagATGTGAGGCTTTCTGCTTTTGTGCTCAACGTGCTGCGGCTACCTGGGGCTTGAGGTGTCCCTTCCTTGTGGATGAAGAGTGTGGCTGAAGGTGAAGGCACTGAAACGCTGGGAGAAAACGCAGGCAGCAGCTTTGTTGGGAGCTCACTGAGTCCTGCCCCGCTCTGTGAAACATGACTCTgcttcccaggctgtgctgcaggtgaggaCAGCAGGACTGTGTCCAGGGTGCTGGTGttggggggagagggagcagagctccctgtggcACTGGAAGCTCCATGGGTGTCCAACACAGgcactgtgctgctctcctccctggtGGCAGTTCCCACCACACTGGGTGTGCTGGTGAGAGGCAGGTGTCCTCCCGTTGCTGGGGTCTTGTCTGCTGaaagagagcaaagcaaaatgaTTTATGCACCCTAAACTATAAATAAGCAGGTGTTCTCTCTTCCATCACCAGCCTCAGGCTGAGGGCACAGAGAACGTGGCAGAAAATCCAAGCCTGCAGAAAATGCTAACTGTGAAGGCACAGCTCTCTCCTGTGCTAGGaggtgctgctgacagcaggacCTAGGGCACTAGGAACAAGTTATGGCAGCACTTTTGGGTTTGCTtccctccagtgctgctcctggtgccacaGGCCTGACCTGGGTACCAGACACCCACACTGTCACCTCTGCACCCACAGTGAGTGAGGGGGAGGTCACACAGCACCCAAAGCCCTGGTACTTGAAGGAAAGCATGGCAGGTTTGTATGGGATTAGTAAATACTGCCTTTGCACCCCAGGGTGGAGTCAGGAatgactgctgctgcttctgctggtaCAAACACAGACAGTGGGGCAGTCTTGAAATTGTGCTGTccctgaaaacacagcaaacctTGAGACTGCTCTGGTAGTAAGGCTGGCTTTTCCTGGTGCCTAAATGTAAGAAACAgataatgcatttttctctggaAGTTGAAATTTTCATCCATAAATCCAATGCCATCATCCAGCACAATCTAGCATGCCCTCCCTCTCCATGCAGGTGGGTGTTTGATGTGTGGTCAGAGCTCACCTGGGGAAGTGCTTTCTGAAGCAGATGGTGAGCCTGTGAGCAATAGGTTCACAGATGACACAGTGGTacctctgctgccaccaccaccctggGTTCCCAAAGAAGACTGGGgatggcctggagagctgatGTTTTCAGTACCAGTGGTGGAAACCTCTGTTGTTTGGGCCAGGGTGGTGCTGGCTGGCAGAGACCTTAACgtcctccctcctcccttggTGCCTGTTGTGTAAACAGAGGTGATGGTGGTGGGAAAATTGGTTCTTCTCTCTGTTGACAGGATGCTGAATGACACATGGCTGCTTCCAGTAGCTAAAATGTGATAAAGAAacaatttacatttttacacGTATGGaactataaataaaaatgagccTTCTTCCAATAGCACCCAGAGGCAGCAAGTACAGTACACAAACACAAGTAGAAAATATGAGATGTCAATTTCCAAAGATGTAAATCCTCCCTACAAAAATTTGTCTTCTAAAAAACAGTGTGATGCTGACAAAAGTGCTATTATATAAAAACTGTTGAAATACTAATGCTGTGCACTTGATTTCACCATTATGTGCCTGAGTGCACTCCATGCTGCTAAAACAAATATCGTGATGACCCAGAAAAGCCTGGAAATCAGTTCAGACAAGGCACTACCCTGAGCAGTGTGAAGGTCTTAGAGAAGCCTGAAGAAGCAGGATCAGGGGGATCAGACCCCTTCAGAACCACAGTGGGGGGTATGACCAAACAGCAGCATGAAGGACCTCAGGGACCACATTCAAAGTTGCCTTAAATTTGTTGAGCTGGTTCAAATTCTGGGAAGCAGCACGATCCAAGTAGTAGGACAGAAGGTAGGAATTGAAGTCTGATCCCTGGGACCACAGGGACATGATCTAATCCTCACTTGCTTAGTTCTCTTGTCTGTAACATAGAGATAGCAACTGGAGACAGTAAAAAAAGGACTGTGATTTGaaagttaattatttttcttggcaTAATGAAACTTTCCACACATGTgccctttctgtaaaaaatctAAAGCACATTTTTTGGTCAAGAAAGAGCTGAATAATTTCAGACACAAAGTCACACTGCGTCCTTCCAAACAGTATATTCTACATAGCAGGAAAGAGTCAGGCAAGTGCAAGCTGCAGGAAGTCCTCCTTTGgcttggaagaaaaatgaaatttcaattCTAACGTGAGCTCACCTGGGGAAGGACCTTCCAAAGGAGAGCCAGAGCGTGTTAGGGGAGAGTCTGCCACCTCAGTGAAATCTGTCATTCCTGTGGACCCCTGAGCTCTGGAGGCCTCTCTCCCAGCAGATGTGGACAAGGATTGAGTTGTTCCCAAGGTCCTGTACATGGCACTGCTGGACGTGGAGCCcttggctgctgcccaggggctgctgcccgAGGCAGACCTGGGTGGCCTCCCCTCACTGCTGGATATGGCTGGAACGGgagtgctggtggcagaggaAGTGAGGGAGGTTTTCTCTGCCACTGGTTGGTGGCTGCTTCTGACACCTAGGGTACAATAAACCAGGTTTGATTTGTGCATACAGAGCTATACACACAACTGTATGCTCAGCACCCATTTCGACACTGCCCTTTGAGAAACTGAAGGGGTTTCTGTGGGAAGAGATTCATCTCTTCAGTACAGGCATGTGCCTTACAGAAACCCATGAAAAATCTCAAACCCACATTCTACAGACCAGCATGCATGGCAGATACAGCACCAGGTGACAGCTGCAAAACCCCAGCAAGTGTCTCTGGCAGGGAAAGTGTGTGCATGTATTTCTTAGCAATGCTCTTCCCAGGACAGGAGTTTCATTAGTAACAAGGCCatcaatgttttctttttcaatgttttctttttctttttttcttttttttcacccaaaagctgagctccactctcccccttcccacccacctcactgccagctcagtgcagccagtaacaaaaacatccaCGTGTCCAATAATGACTGATGACCATATCTGAGGAAAAACAGTGCAGGGATGTGAAAACTCATCCATCCCAAGGCAGACAAGCTTTCAGACTAACAAATTTACCTGGGAAAGGAccttcagaggcagagagggaGTTTGTGAGCAAAGGACCCCCAGGAGGGCCTGGGAGATCGGTGGCTTCCTGTGAGCTGTTGGGATGATGTGTCCCAGTCCTCAAGGAAGAGGAGGTCCCACCCAAAGAGCTTGTGGGGttggtgctggtggcagagtCCCTTGTCACCCCAGCTGTGTCGCCATTTTCTGGGGACATCAGTGTCCCCACTGCCGTGCTGGACACGTCAGCAGCCTGGATGTCCAAGCTCTCTGTCGCCtcttctgcacctgggatgctcctggggGGTTCAAAATTGCTGCTAGAAgctgaaaaaggagaagagaaaggcaaaactgcataaacataaataaaaactgCTGGGTAGGTTTCATCCCACTGTCAGTAGATGTAGACAATGTATGTGTGAATATTCAATACGGAAATGTTTAATACTGGGAAATCATTAAGACAGGGGAAAAGTGGTCTCTAAATAGGAACTGCTGAAGTTATTGCTTGCAAAATTCTACTGGAAGTTTTCAAGGAAAATCTATCCTCCCCTTCCAACAAGAATAATATTTATCCATACTttcatttctgtgaaatgtttttaaatgtacaGAATGTGCCAAATACAATATTATTcctcctttctttaaaataaaaaggatatATTTTGTTAATAAAGAGTCTTTAAATAAGAGTTTTGAGCTATCTATCAAAACTCACTTGTGGAAGCACTTCCTGAAATGGAGGGCAAGCCTGAGAGCAATGGGTCTGTGACACCTCTGCCTCCATCACCCTGGGCACTCACAGACACCCCAGGGGTCTGGCTCTGGGCTGAAGAGCTGGTGATTTCAGTCCCAGAGGTGGAAATCTCTGCCATGGTGAccagcctggtgctggctgGCAGAGACCTCAATGTCCTCCCTCCAGCCTTGGCAGCTGTTGTGGAAAtggaggtgctggtggtggggGAATCCGAACCGAACCTCTCCGTGGCTGAGCTGTTGGATGGCTGGTGGCTGCTTCCAACGCCTACAGTACAATACAAAAATGGGTTTATACACATGAAATTATAAGCAGATGGATCCATTTTCTTCCCAGATGCTTACAGTGCACATACAGATACTAAGCATAGGAAGTGTTCAATCTGGACAAAGTGCTCCTTTGGACAGGCAGGACCCCCCTCACCTCTGGAAGACCTCACACGAAacccaggagcccagggcttGCAGCCAGGCTTTGTGAGACTGGCATGGCCCAGACAGCAGGAAACCCCACAGGACAAGGACTGTGGGGGTTTGCCTTTAAATCCCACCTTTGCTCTAATATTGCTGGAAATAGGctcagtttttttcttcttcttcttttttttttttttttttttttttttgtggcttgAGCAGAGCATCAAGCAGCAAAGGGAGGAAACCTAAGCACAGCCACATTCCCACATGAGCCTGCAGCTAACTACacatcccagggctcagcaaGGCACTATCCTTCAGACACTGGATCTCAGgtttcctgcagcccaggggtgCTCTCAACAGCTGTGTCAGCGTGAGAACCTGGGAGATGTGTTTGCTCCTGGGCACAGGAAAAGGATTTAACAACACTGAGGTTTTCAGTGTTCATGTGGAGCTGGGCAAAGTCTCTGGTTTTGGGAGCTCCAGAaactggctgctgcagagcaagcAAGGGGAAGCCATGGAGCCCAGGGATCTCAGGTTTGCTGCCCTGAGCAAGTTGTTCAGCACAGGCACCTCACCCTGCCTAGCTGAGGGCAAACCCACCCCGTGTGGCCACAAGCGTGGGTTCCCAACCTCCCACCCCACCCCGTCACCACTTGGGCACAGGTCAgacagggctcagagctgcccttgctctgcagctggcactggccCAGTGAAGATATTTCACAGCTGCAGACATCCACCCTGCAGAAAACACTGTGATAACATCCAAAGAACTTCACTTTTTTTCAAGTGGAAAATGCCAGGGGGGGGGGGTTggatcaaattatttttttccattgctttttcctgctttcagcaGGGAATTTCAGCTAACCAtccaaataataaaaaacagagTGCATGCAAAACGGAGCATCTCCTCTGGCTCAAGAAAGCAAATACTATAAAGTGGCTTTTCAAAACTATGAAACAAAGGCCAGCAAAGCTCACCTCTGAGGGCATTGTCCATGGGAGGTGATGCTGTCAGCAAAGGGCTGGTCAAGTTCCCTGTGACACCCCTGGGGTGCAGCATGGTGTGCTCTGCACCAGTCTGGGTACTTGAAGCTTGGGAGGaggcctggggctgtgccagggagccagggaaagcagagctggggctgctccccaaGGGGCTGGGTGAAacagctgcagtgcccagctctgtgcccacccagctgctcaCGGGTTGAGAGGGGCTGTCAGTGCCTGCAAGGCAACAGGGGAAAGCAGATGAGAACCCAGAGATGGGCTCAGCTGTCCACATACCATTCCACACTgccccccttcccctgcccctcagccccctgtCTGCACTGTGCCTACAGGATCTTTGTGTCTGGAAGCTGCACCAAGTAGTTCATAATTTTGAATACTAGGATTCTTCTCTCCATCCTTGTGCATAAAGCAAGCCAGTAAACCGCCCTGAGTGCACAGTGAGGATGGAGAGCTAGATCCACAAAGCTGTACAATACAGGAGAACCAGGCCTAACCaatgctggctgctctggggaacAGCATTCACCTTGTTCCCAGATCCCTGAACACTTTCCCAGTGTTCCTAGGCCGAACTGGGATGGCTCACCTGGGTGATGAGCTTCTGAAGATGAAGGCAGCAGCGCTGTCCTCATGGTGTTAAACCCTGACACGTTCCAGATCCCATGgtgccctccctgtgtcccctcagccaAATCAGTGCTGACAGCTTCTGAGCCTGGTGGTgtcccctcagcagctgcaggggtgCTGGGAGCCCTCTTGCCTCTCCCTGGCCTGCCTGCAGCATGGTGATGGCTTCCAGGGCCTGGaaaggaacagggagaggggtCATGTTCACCTGGAAAAGTTCTCCTGTCGCAGCTGGGTGGCAGGAGCATCACCTGCAGCGGTACCCAGCCCTACCACATGCAACAGGAAGAGTCACAGCTGCATCCCTCATGTTTCCTGTTTAACAGAGCACAGTTTAACTGCAGGAGGGATTGATGGGAACAGAGGGTTTCTGTCgccaaaaaataattaaatattgtcCTCATTTGAGCATGgcaaaagaaacagattttttttagagatattaaaaatgcagaaggaaGTACGGAGCTGGTGCCAGAACAGTCCACAGCTGGCAGCCTGGGCATGCCAGCTCCACGTTCTAGTCcctaagcagaaaaaaacaaggaataaaaaaaattaaagaaaacctCTATGCTTATATCTTATTTCAGCTGgggatattaagaaaaaaacctgaagcagggacagggcaaTCATCACAGCTTTGTCTTGCTGCTCTGAGAAACAGGCCTTGATTTAAGTTCATATTTAAAAGAGTACATTGGTTTACTTATGTCTGAAGATTATGAACAAGCCCAAAAGTAAGTGCTCACTTGCAGGATTTCCATGTAAGGACCGCAGCCACAAATCATCATCCCAGCTGGTCAGGTATCCTTAAGCTGAGCTCTTACAACCTAGGCTGGGCTTGCAGTGGGGTTCAGTTCCTGATGGGAGAAGTtgtggggacacccaggggtCTCAGCTCTTTGCACAGCCCCTGAGCTCAGTGGATGGGCAGGACTCCCTGGGTACTGCTGAGTGGTGAAAAACAGCGTCAGCTCCTGAGAATCATCTGTGTTGTAACGTTAAAAAACAAAGCCCAGCTTTCCTGAGAATGGATTTCTCCAATCCTGAGATTAAATTTCTCtcaaaaatctgcatttctagCTGTGGGGCAGCAATACTCCCTAACCCACTGCCTATGCTCAGtccatgggctgggaatggctAACAGGAACTCCCACATCCATAAAACTCACCGGGAGGATGGCTGTGGGTGAGCAGGTGGCTCACTGTCCCAGCAGATGGGTTCTCTGGGGATCCTGCTCCTGGAGGGGGCACATCCCCGTCACTGGCAGGGGGCACAGTGTGCCCTGGGACCCTgcttgctgctggcactgccccatgCCTGGCAGGCAGTGATGcccactccctgctcccagccagcatCGTCACCAACTCCACAGGAGCACCAGCAGTCCTTATCTCTGTGCTTGAACTTCTCTCCTGATGGCTGCTTTCAATGACTAAaaggaaagacaagaaaaaacacTTAGATCCCATCAGCACTGATGTGCAGGCTCAGCTCACTGCAGTAACACCAAGGCCAGGCTCTGAGCTCATTTACTTACACTAGAGAAAAATTTTGCATAATCAAAACACAGacatgaaatttatttttggaTTTGTGCCAGTGGAAACTAGATTGGTCTGAGGGACCAAATACCAAAATCCACCTCTGTGCAAAAGACTAATTCAATTCAGCAccctcaggatttttttttgtgttaggagaaataaattttgaatGGAGCAAAAAGAAAGTCTTAAACAAATAACTGGAAATACTTGCAGTGTAGGGTCCATGGCAGGAGTGTGAAGGTCTCCAgagctcacagcccagcacagcccatgtGCCCCATTCTGAATGTAagatgggaagggagagggccCCACAGCTCTTCCCCTCTCTCCACTTGGCCAGTGCTTGCTGGACACCCGATCTCAAACCCCAtcacctgcagagagctggcagggagccgGCTGAGAACTGCAGGGCATCCAGGATGGTCAGTATAACCCACCCAGCCACCatgcagcactggggacagaggaGATCAGTGCATGGCGTGGATTACATGGCCCACCCAGGTGCCAAAGCACCCCAAGGTAATGAGATATTTTAGCACTTCTAACGTTAATGTCTACCAGAATATGAGAAACAAGAAGAAGATTGTGCATGAGTGGTGGTCCGGGGAATCAGGGTTTTCAGCTTATGATACCACCTAGTGAGGATTTCACTGCATATCAGTTCACACAAAAATCAGCAGCCACCATCTATGTTACAGTCCCAAGGCttggctggcactgcagcctcaGATGACCCTCAAAGCCCACAACAATCTTTGAAGTCAAAAGCAAGTCCAAATCTGAACATGCAAGGTCTCCATTTTGTCCATCTTCCTTACAACAAAATGCGGTCTCTGTCATGTGCATGACATCCACAGGCAGCAGATAAAGGCAGTCAGTCTCTGCCCCAAAGCTCTGATTTTGAAGGTTAAACCTGTTCTAGACCTCCAAACACTTTCTGTAAGAAAATTGTGTGTCCAAAACAAAGACCTATGGGACACCTCCTACCTGTCTTGTATGTCTTCCTTGGAGTTGCTGTGCCACAACAGAGGTGAAATTTCAGAAGTGTCCCCTGCAATACCTTCAGTGGGAACTCACCAAGAAACAGAGGGGTACGTAGGACAGTCTGTATCTCATCCTGGGAGTCTAAGCCCATGGTGGGCCAAGGAGACAGGAGCTGTGGtggagcagagcccccagggtACCATCACTGGCAGCCTCACAGTGGCTACAATGCCAAGCAGCCACTGCCACCCAGAGCCCACTGTGAGCCACCTCCTGTCCCAAGGGACAAGCTCCTGGTCCTCACCAGCTGGACAAGGGGATGGGAAGTGGCAGGGGATGCTTGCTGTGTTCATTTCCAAGCCAATACCCAGCCTGTAATTGTAGCCCACAAGTCCATTTATAGCAACCCCAAAAAacgtggctgtgctggagggcagTGCACTGAATTTCTCTCCATCCCCCTCTCACTAAAAGCTTTCAGCTGTGCAGCCCATGCTGACCAGAAAGCCtgtggccagctctgctgcacagagaGGAGGCAAAGCAGCAGATGCTTAAAGAAACCCTTAGGGTATGAGGATAGAAGAGGGAAATCTGCTTTCCCAGGTTGCCAACTCATTTGTCAACAAGGGCTCTGGGCAAGTAGGCTAAAATATACAGCAGCACACTTCAGCAGGCATTTCATTGCCACTTCTTAAAAAGTAACCCTGGAAATGCCAGCAAGCAGTGCCTTCAGCTATGTTCCTTGATTGAATGAGACCAGTTCAAAAGTAAAACACTGCTGTTTGCTTATCTGGTGGTAGTTTGCCCTGCAAATCCACCTCAGAGTGTTCTCTATCTTCTTTTGGctctg
Coding sequences:
- the HEG1 gene encoding protein HEG homolog 1 isoform X1, producing the protein MPAACTLLLLLGLGLVPVPPAGSLPLASPRRLPPPPPPPPPSRNRLGRPSSLPAGSPVIESSHQERSSSTEIRTAGAPVELVTMLAGSREWASLPARHGAVPAASRVPGHTVPPASDGDVPPPGAGSPENPSAGTVSHLLTHSHPPGPGSHHHAAGRPGRGKRAPSTPAAAEGTPPGSEAVSTDLAEGTQGGHHGIWNVSGFNTMRTALLPSSSEAHHPGTDSPSQPVSSWVGTELGTAAVSPSPLGSSPSSAFPGSLAQPQASSQASSTQTGAEHTMLHPRGVTGNLTSPLLTASPPMDNALRGVGSSHQPSNSSATERFGSDSPTTSTSISTTAAKAGGRTLRSLPASTRLVTMAEISTSGTEITSSSAQSQTPGVSVSAQGDGGRGVTDPLLSGLPSISGSASTTSSSNFEPPRSIPGAEEATESLDIQAADVSSTAVGTLMSPENGDTAGVTRDSATSTNPTSSLGGTSSSLRTGTHHPNSSQEATDLPGPPGGPLLTNSLSASEGPFPGVRSSHQPVAEKTSLTSSATSTPVPAISSSEGRPPRSASGSSPWAAAKGSTSSSAMYRTLGTTQSLSTSAGREASRAQGSTGMTDFTEVADSPLTRSGSPLEGPSPATGSSHVSFSILSTERRTNFPTTITSVYTTGTKGGGRTLRSLPASTTLAQTTEVSTTGTENISSPGHPQSSLGTQGGGGSRGTTVSSVNLLLTGSPSASESTSPADKTPATGGHLPLTSTPSVVGTATREESSTVPVLDTHGASSATGSSAPSPPNTSTLDTVLLSSPAAQPGKQSHVSQSGAGLSELPTKLLPAFSPSVSVPSPSATLFIHKEGTPQAPGSRSTLSTKAESLTSQLDTAGDTHTGPVPSSTAWPPVRHVSSGQAGSPEPKVTISSKAFTYFSAAAEPSTIGSSHHSLSSSGAEEKLSSPITDPVYSSSTSAGAEERMLLSVTRGTLASGTESSSFHAGVSISPGPSEPALVEQGRTANASTSSGSFTGFATETVFVHSAKIPTYSSFQNDLTNFSGSHQPVSGSDAEKRTSVSHTDGTYISTTYTRGGERTLLSISNSSTSADSSESSTFFSEISSPFDTSQSSVAHDRQTNASNSSSFVEPSTEPLLVHPSKPSTSASTGSIENTTLFNTASELLTTDRSSLSSSAFPASSSLSSLQHLLSSTPPPTHLFTLSESPEPRLPSVMASSPPLQALPSSLPTSSLSSPSYSLASLLSVFSSPSSISQSSESDQASTTVAMVRQVPSTAATARSSPRETNKPSVTHQPQKSTTFTPTRSPLPTEPMELLGGRVVSVSAPVTVTETALPRDATTQGDSFGKATPLLTTASVAPQAGPTDAPLSPSASVTNQGSIVPTEAVTTVKPPVLTTPSGRRPSPGEASTMQDHRAQTPTATKHSYTTGKSTEAMGPTTAKPGKATEENIPVTSPSAAPPTIKTTGSIATTLAATKPTTAPLPSSTVRLRTSPPATEVDKCLSNPCPALATCNNTHGSYICQCPLGYELEKGKCNLVRIFIGQVPLKLNITHGKYTELFHVEREILEVLNASLSGLPGYHHSTVKASREANFVHVSVQSTFSLASNVTFFDVISSVKSYIRACKSPTEACQFISSLKSLHRAGSLCRQKDPECDNETSECTDFDGVALCQCKSGYFKYNKMDHSCRACEDGYKLENETCVSCPFGLGGFNCGNPYQLITVVIAAAGGGLLLIMGIALIVTCCRKNKNDISKLIFKSGDFQMSPYAEYPKNPRAQEWGRETIEMQENGSTKNLLQMTDVYYSPTGLRNPELERNGLFPPYTGLPGSRHSCIYPGQYNPSFISDETRRRDYF
- the HEG1 gene encoding protein HEG homolog 1 isoform X2; this encodes MPAACTLLLLLGLGLVPVPPAGSLPLASPRRLPPPPPPPPPSRNRLGRPSSLPAGSPVIESSHQERSSSTEIRTAGAPVELVTMLAGSREWASLPARHGAVPAASRVPGHTVPPASDGDVPPPGAGSPENPSAGTVSHLLTHSHPPGPGSHHHAAGRPGRGKRAPSTPAAAEGTPPGSEAVSTDLAEGTQGGHHGIWNVSGFNTMRTALLPSSSEAHHPGTDSPSQPVSSWVGTELGTAAVSPSPLGSSPSSAFPGSLAQPQASSQASSTQTGAEHTMLHPRGVTGNLTSPLLTASPPMDNALRGVGSSHQPSNSSATERFGSDSPTTSTSISTTAAKAGGRTLRSLPASTRLVTMAEISTSGTEITSSSAQSQTPGVSVSAQGDGGRGVTDPLLSGLPSISGSASTTSSSNFEPPRSIPGAEEATESLDIQAADVSSTAVGTLMSPENGDTAGVTRDSATSTNPTSSLGGTSSSLRTGTHHPNSSQEATDLPGPPGGPLLTNSLSASEGPFPGVRSSHQPVAEKTSLTSSATSTPVPAISSSEGRPPRSASGSSPWAAAKGSTSSSAMYRTLGTTQSLSTSAGREASRAQGSTGMTDFTEVADSPLTRSGSPLEGPSPATGSSHVSFSILSTERRTNFPTTITSVYTTGTKGGGRTLRSLPASTTLAQTTEVSTTGTENISSPGHPQSSLGTQGGGGSRGTTVSSVNLLLTGSPSASESTSPDKTPATGGHLPLTSTPSVVGTATREESSTVPVLDTHGASSATGSSAPSPPNTSTLDTVLLSSPAAQPGKQSHVSQSGAGLSELPTKLLPAFSPSVSVPSPSATLFIHKEGTPQAPGSRSTLSTKAESLTSQLDTAGDTHTGPVPSSTAWPPVRHVSSGQAGSPEPKVTISSKAFTYFSAAAEPSTIGSSHHSLSSSGAEEKLSSPITDPVYSSSTSAGAEERMLLSVTRGTLASGTESSSFHAGVSISPGPSEPALVEQGRTANASTSSGSFTGFATETVFVHSAKIPTYSSFQNDLTNFSGSHQPVSGSDAEKRTSVSHTDGTYISTTYTRGGERTLLSISNSSTSADSSESSTFFSEISSPFDTSQSSVAHDRQTNASNSSSFVEPSTEPLLVHPSKPSTSASTGSIENTTLFNTASELLTTDRSSLSSSAFPASSSLSSLQHLLSSTPPPTHLFTLSESPEPRLPSVMASSPPLQALPSSLPTSSLSSPSYSLASLLSVFSSPSSISQSSESDQASTTVAMVRQVPSTAATARSSPRETNKPSVTHQPQKSTTFTPTRSPLPTEPMELLGGRVVSVSAPVTVTETALPRDATTQGDSFGKATPLLTTASVAPQAGPTDAPLSPSASVTNQGSIVPTEAVTTVKPPVLTTPSGRRPSPGEASTMQDHRAQTPTATKHSYTTGKSTEAMGPTTAKPGKATEENIPVTSPSAAPPTIKTTGSIATTLAATKPTTAPLPSSTVRLRTSPPATEVDKCLSNPCPALATCNNTHGSYICQCPLGYELEKGKCNLVRIFIGQVPLKLNITHGKYTELFHVEREILEVLNASLSGLPGYHHSTVKASREANFVHVSVQSTFSLASNVTFFDVISSVKSYIRACKSPTEACQFISSLKSLHRAGSLCRQKDPECDNETSECTDFDGVALCQCKSGYFKYNKMDHSCRACEDGYKLENETCVSCPFGLGGFNCGNPYQLITVVIAAAGGGLLLIMGIALIVTCCRKNKNDISKLIFKSGDFQMSPYAEYPKNPRAQEWGRETIEMQENGSTKNLLQMTDVYYSPTGLRNPELERNGLFPPYTGLPGSRHSCIYPGQYNPSFISDETRRRDYF